A genomic window from Aerosakkonema funiforme FACHB-1375 includes:
- a CDS encoding DUF7873 family protein, with protein sequence MTSIGDDMKLNQLIAVLQSVKANATKGKTEIYQLSQKSGLFQGLSRTYQPREEDGFVYPAESQKLTLKANELIDKFVQACSEYLDLAATQDYANTEAKASVVVDGQTIIADVPVSYLLFLEKQLQDVKTFITSLPVLSIDKDWQHDPNRGCYVTSPKETVKTKKITDFVVAYEATEHHPAQIKEVSKDVVEGTWSLIEFSGALPQDRVNLLLRRVDILQKAVIQAREEANGREVQQKQVARAIFSYLFAD encoded by the coding sequence ATGACCAGTATTGGAGATGATATGAAGCTAAATCAGTTGATTGCTGTATTACAGTCTGTTAAAGCAAATGCCACTAAAGGCAAAACCGAAATCTATCAACTCTCTCAGAAAAGTGGACTGTTTCAAGGGTTAAGTAGAACTTATCAGCCCAGAGAAGAAGATGGATTTGTTTATCCTGCTGAGTCACAGAAATTGACGCTGAAGGCCAACGAATTGATTGATAAGTTTGTGCAAGCTTGCTCTGAATATTTAGACCTGGCAGCTACTCAGGACTACGCTAATACTGAGGCTAAGGCATCAGTTGTTGTGGATGGGCAAACTATTATTGCTGATGTCCCTGTCTCCTATTTATTATTTCTTGAAAAGCAGCTTCAGGATGTCAAGACGTTCATTACTTCATTACCCGTACTTTCCATCGACAAAGACTGGCAGCATGACCCCAATCGAGGATGCTATGTTACCAGTCCTAAAGAAACTGTGAAAACTAAGAAAATCACGGATTTTGTGGTTGCCTATGAAGCAACAGAACATCATCCCGCTCAAATCAAAGAAGTTTCTAAAGACGTTGTGGAAGGAACCTGGAGTTTGATTGAGTTCTCAGGAGCGCTGCCTCAAGACCGCGTGAATTTATTGCTTCGTAGAGTGGATATACTGCAAAAAGCAGTGATTCAAGCTAGAGAAGAAGCGAATGGTAGGGAAGTGCAGCAAAAGCAAGTTGCTAGGGCAATTTTTAGCTACCTATTTGCAGATTAG
- the tuf gene encoding elongation factor Tu, protein MARTKFERTKPHINIGTIGHVDHGKTTLTAAITKTLAALGKAKPLGYEQIDAAPEEQERGITINTAHVEYETDTRHYAHIDCPGHADYVKNMITGAAQMDGAILLVSAADGVMPQTQEHILLARQVGVPYLVVFMNKKDMVEDDELLALVELEIRDLLSAYHFPGNEIPIVAGSALKALEKMTANPKTQRGEDEWVDRIYALMDAVDSYIPTPKREIDRPFLMPIEDVFSIKGRGTVVTGKIDRGTIEVGDEVELVGLNNTLRATVIGIEMFRQVLNEGIAGENVGLLLRGIQKHEVERGMVVAKPGSITPHTEFESEMYVLTAKEGGRKTPFLPGYRPQFFVRTTDVTGTIKSFTTDDGSVAEMAVPGDRVKMTVELLDPIAIEQGMRFAIREGGRTIGAGVVSKILK, encoded by the coding sequence ATGGCACGCACCAAATTTGAGCGGACAAAACCACACATTAATATCGGTACGATCGGTCATGTCGATCATGGCAAGACTACCTTGACAGCAGCAATTACTAAAACGCTGGCAGCGTTGGGAAAAGCTAAACCGCTAGGCTACGAACAAATTGATGCTGCACCGGAAGAACAGGAACGGGGTATTACAATCAATACCGCTCATGTTGAGTATGAAACTGATACTCGACATTATGCTCACATTGATTGTCCCGGTCATGCCGACTATGTGAAAAACATGATTACGGGTGCTGCTCAAATGGATGGTGCCATTCTGTTAGTTTCAGCAGCAGATGGTGTGATGCCACAAACTCAGGAACACATCTTACTGGCACGTCAGGTTGGAGTTCCTTACCTTGTCGTTTTTATGAATAAGAAAGACATGGTAGAGGACGATGAACTTTTGGCATTAGTAGAATTGGAAATTCGCGACCTTTTAAGTGCTTACCACTTTCCTGGGAATGAGATTCCCATCGTGGCAGGTTCGGCACTCAAAGCGTTGGAGAAGATGACTGCTAATCCTAAAACTCAGCGGGGTGAGGATGAGTGGGTCGATCGCATTTATGCACTTATGGATGCGGTAGACTCTTACATTCCTACGCCGAAGCGGGAAATCGATCGACCTTTCCTGATGCCGATCGAAGATGTATTCTCGATCAAAGGTCGGGGAACGGTTGTTACGGGTAAGATCGATCGAGGCACGATCGAAGTCGGCGATGAAGTTGAACTGGTCGGTCTGAACAACACCCTGCGTGCAACAGTTATCGGCATAGAAATGTTCAGGCAAGTTCTGAATGAAGGAATTGCTGGAGAAAATGTCGGTTTGTTGCTGCGGGGTATCCAGAAGCATGAAGTTGAACGAGGAATGGTCGTTGCCAAACCGGGTTCAATTACACCTCATACTGAGTTTGAGTCTGAGATGTACGTGCTGACGGCAAAGGAAGGCGGTCGCAAAACTCCATTCTTGCCTGGTTATCGTCCTCAGTTTTTTGTGCGAACAACTGATGTGACAGGAACGATTAAATCCTTCACAACAGATGATGGCAGTGTAGCTGAGATGGCAGTACCAGGCGATCGCGTTAAGATGACTGTTGAGTTACTCGACCCCATTGCGATCGAGCAAGGAATGCGCTTTGCTATTCGTGAAGGCGGTCGCACGATCGGCGCTGGCGTTGTCTCTAAAATCTTGAAGTAG